The Chloroherpetonaceae bacterium genome window below encodes:
- a CDS encoding J domain-containing protein, translated as MKNAHQKALILRTGLTEQEAALRELRSEYLEVSKRLKIERKKYFDTHNAISGLEKKIREQMLEEEEKIRLLKSNTIALVKEILRSKTLWSADRDFFESFLQKALEEQRDEKKEEQRAAREEERKRKNEEKREGERAKERYESQSRYYENTEDLVKEWLQNRLNKEEKAELRKLYLELAQKFHPDKAETGDETNIFNRIMQRINEAYKHSDIEELRRIDKEYRHFGTVALVELDFLNLIQKEIEFIRESLSSMDEQLTVLKATRRRLEHSEIGKIQKMLKKEPHRTGELFQALGEKNYQELSILKSIFEGFKFFKEKGKFPKHFLDGRI; from the coding sequence ATGAAAAACGCTCATCAAAAAGCGTTGATTTTAAGAACAGGACTGACTGAACAGGAGGCGGCACTTCGAGAATTGAGGTCGGAGTATCTTGAGGTTTCAAAACGCTTAAAAATAGAGCGGAAGAAATACTTTGATACCCATAATGCAATCAGCGGCCTCGAAAAAAAAATCCGAGAGCAAATGCTTGAGGAAGAAGAAAAAATCCGACTCTTAAAGTCAAATACAATAGCACTTGTAAAAGAAATTTTGAGAAGTAAAACCCTTTGGAGTGCCGATCGGGATTTTTTTGAAAGTTTTTTACAAAAAGCGTTGGAGGAACAGCGTGATGAAAAAAAAGAAGAGCAGCGTGCTGCAAGAGAAGAAGAGCGAAAACGTAAAAATGAAGAAAAGCGTGAAGGAGAACGAGCAAAAGAACGATATGAATCCCAAAGCAGATATTATGAGAATACCGAAGACCTTGTAAAAGAATGGCTTCAAAACCGGTTGAATAAAGAGGAAAAGGCTGAACTGCGAAAACTTTATCTTGAGCTTGCCCAAAAATTTCACCCAGATAAAGCAGAAACAGGCGATGAAACCAATATCTTCAATCGAATCATGCAACGAATCAATGAAGCTTATAAGCATTCTGACATTGAAGAATTAAGAAGAATAGATAAAGAGTATCGACACTTTGGAACTGTTGCTTTGGTGGAATTGGACTTTCTAAATTTGATTCAAAAGGAAATTGAATTTATTCGAGAATCACTTTCTTCAATGGATGAGCAACTCACGGTGCTTAAAGCAACAAGACGAAGATTAGAACACTCGGAAATCGGTAAAATCCAAAAAATGTTGAAGAAAGAACCACATCGTACAGGTGAGCTTTTTCAAGCTTTAGGTGAAAAAAATTATCAAGAATTATCAATTTTAAAGTCAATTTTTGAGGGGTTTAAATTCTTTAAAGAGAAAGGGAAGTTCCCGAAACACTTTTTGGATGGTCGAATTTAG